The Candidatus Aminicenantes bacterium genomic interval CGGGAATCAAGCTTCACCCATAAGGCGATGATCAAAAAGAGCGGCGACAACAATACCAGGCCGCAGAAAGAGGCCGCCAGGTCAAATCCGCGCTTCACAAACAATCGCCACCCCTGGAGGGGGATGTCTCCCAGGTTGATGGTGGGAATGCCCTCGATGTGCTCCATGCCTGCTTTCAGGGAGGCGATCTGCAGGATATCGGGAATCAAGCGGATATCCAGCAAAAGGTTGTTGGCACGCCGGATCAGTGACTCGATGGTCTGAATGCGACTCAGGGGCAGGGCGATGAACAGATCGGTCACCTGGTGGTTTTTCACCACTTTCTCCAGGCGGTCATAGCCGCCCAAAATGTCCGAACCCTCGCCGTCACCCAGGAATCCCACCACCTCGATACCGAAATGGGTGTAATTGCCCAGCTTTTCGGCCATCAGGCGCCCCAGTTCGCAATCCCCGGCGATAAGGATTCGGGAGACCCCGTTGCGGCGCATGAACACATTGCGGAAAAAGCGGAAGATCGCCAACCGTCCCAGAAAAATCGCGGCCGTGATCACCGGGACGTACAATGCCAGAAACACGTGGGATATCTCAAAACCAGTAAAATCGTAACTGTTCAGGTAGCTGAACACCAGCAGGGTCACAACCGCGCACACCAGGGTGTTGGCCAGGGTGGCGAAGAGGTCGTCCAGACGATTCTGCCGCAGGCGGATGCGGTAAAATCCCCGCGAAGCGAAGTAAACCACCTGGAAAAACATGCAGAAAGCCAGGACCAGGAGGTATTTTTGAAAAGCGGGAATGCCTTTCGGCGCGCCCAGAAGGCCGGAATGAAACCGCAGCCAGAACGTCAAGAAAAAGCCCGCGGCAATGGTTAACACATCGGAAAAGAAATAAAACTGCACCAGTTTGCGGCGACTTTTCTTGATCATGGCAGTGAAGCCACCAGGCTGGAGAACTTTTCCCGGAAATGTTGTGGTGAGAAGCGCAGGCTGTCTTGGCGCAATGCGTCCGGATCGAACGTACGGGTGCGCATCTCCTCCACGCCCGCGGTAAAAGCATCCGCATCCGGGTCCGCAACCAGCAGACCGGTCCGGCCGTGAGTGACGATGTCGGCCACCCCGCCCCGGGACGACGCCAGTACCGGGGTACCGCAGGCCAGCGACTCGACAAAAGCGATGCCGAAATCTTCCAATCCGGCGTGGACAAAAGCGCGGGCGCGACGATAGCGTTCACGCAACGCTTGCGGGGACAGGCTTTGTTCAAAACGGATATTCTTGCGCGCGCGCCCTTGCAGCGCGCGCTTCTCCGGTCCGCCGCCCACGATCACCAGGGAGTCCCCGGTGCGGTTGAACACATCCACCAGCAGGTCCACCCGCTTGTACGGCACAAGCGCGGTGACAGCCAGGAAATACCCTCCCTTTTCGCCGGACCCGGGTGAAAAGAAGTCCGTATCCACCGGCGGATGGATGACTGTGGCGTTCCGGCGGTAGTATTTGCGGATGCGCTGCGCAACGAATTCCGAATCGGCCACGAAATGGTCCACCCTGGCCGCGGAGGCCGCGTCCCAGGTACGCAGACGCGTGGCGGCGCGGCGGATCAGCCATTTCTTCACGCCCCGGCTGCAACCGAAATAGTGGGGATACTGGTCCCAGATATAGCGCATGGGGGTAAACACGTAACTGACATGCGGCGCCTGCGGTGGGGGGATGGCGCCCTTGGCAACGCAGTGGGAGGTACTGACCACCAGGTCGTAGGCGGACAGGTCAAATGACTCCACGGCGCGGGGCAGAAGGGGAAGGCATTGGCGATACCAGCGGCGCGCCGGGAGGAAACGGTTCAGATAGGAA includes:
- a CDS encoding undecaprenyl-phosphate glucose phosphotransferase translates to MIKKSRRKLVQFYFFSDVLTIAAGFFLTFWLRFHSGLLGAPKGIPAFQKYLLVLAFCMFFQVVYFASRGFYRIRLRQNRLDDLFATLANTLVCAVVTLLVFSYLNSYDFTGFEISHVFLALYVPVITAAIFLGRLAIFRFFRNVFMRRNGVSRILIAGDCELGRLMAEKLGNYTHFGIEVVGFLGDGEGSDILGGYDRLEKVVKNHQVTDLFIALPLSRIQTIESLIRRANNLLLDIRLIPDILQIASLKAGMEHIEGIPTINLGDIPLQGWRLFVKRGFDLAASFCGLVLLSPLFLIIALWVKLDSRGPVFYAQTRVGLDGRNFRMFKFRTMVQDAEKSTGAVWSPPDDDRITRAGRVMRRYSLDEWPQLLNVLKGDMSLVGPRPERPEFVMEFRDNIPRYMLRHRVRTGMTGWAQVHGLRGNTPLDQRIEFDIYYIQNYTFRLDLEILWRTVLKFKFIDAANR
- a CDS encoding glycosyltransferase family 4 protein gives rise to the protein MTAKVALVHDWLNGMRGGEKVLEGMLDIFPSADIFTLFYTPDKVSEKIRSRNVTASYLNRFLPARRWYRQCLPLLPRAVESFDLSAYDLVVSTSHCVAKGAIPPPQAPHVSYVFTPMRYIWDQYPHYFGCSRGVKKWLIRRAATRLRTWDAASAARVDHFVADSEFVAQRIRKYYRRNATVIHPPVDTDFFSPGSGEKGGYFLAVTALVPYKRVDLLVDVFNRTGDSLVIVGGGPEKRALQGRARKNIRFEQSLSPQALRERYRRARAFVHAGLEDFGIAFVESLACGTPVLASSRGGVADIVTHGRTGLLVADPDADAFTAGVEEMRTRTFDPDALRQDSLRFSPQHFREKFSSLVASLP